Part of the Zingiber officinale cultivar Zhangliang chromosome 6A, Zo_v1.1, whole genome shotgun sequence genome, TGACAATCAGAGTGACATTTTCCTCAGCTTTCTTGGATGTCACTTCACTTCCTGAGACCTCAGGTGCTAACTTTTCATCTGAAAGTAGAAGCTTGAAATTCTCCCAACTATTTCTAACATCTGGAGCTTGAAATCCACTCAAAGTATTAAAATTATGAACTTTATCTGCTCTTGTTTGCCCATTTAAGCCAGCATAAACTTCTTCTATCCCTGGATTTGAGTTCTCAACCAAATGGACTTGAACAAATATATGGCCCCTCTCAGTAAACTGTGAAAGTATGAATGAGTTATGAACAGGATATAAGCAAAACGACAGATCAATTGCTCCCTCAAAGTTTCAAGTTAGAGTCTACCTAAAGATAATAGGAAAAAATATTCCAGGACTTACTTTAACTGAATTCCCCACTAGATTTGTTACTATCTGCCGAAATCTCCCAGGGTCGCCAGTGACGACTTCTGGAACTTTATCAGATACAAATACAGCGAGCTGTAATCAGCCAACACATAAGAAACATACCAGAAATTGCATGCAGTAAATTCATTAATAAAACCATTTAGTCATGGAAAAGGAGAGAATAGAATAACTCAAAGAACTTCATCCTAAGGGACATAGGCTTACTTCAATGCCCTTCTCTCTTGATTTTGAAGAAAACAAGGAGATCACATCATCAAGGTTTGACCTCAAATCAAATGGAACTGCCTCAATCTCCAACTTGCCAGCTTCAATTTTTGCCCGGTCAAGAACTTCATTGATTAGTGAAATTAATGCCTTGCCACAAACTTGAGCAGTTTGAGCATAATCCTTCTGGGTTAAATTAAGGTCAGTATCCAAAAGCATGTCTAACATTCCTGCCATAAAAATTGACAATGGACAGTTTACACACTAGCAAATCATATAAATCCAAAAACTGACAGCAGAAAGAGGATCGATACCTAGTACACCATTCATAGGTGTTCTTATCTCATGCGATACAGTTGCAAGAAACTGTCATATTAGCAAAAGGAAAGAAATTAGAAATATGAAGAAAAGAGGAATTTCATGATCCAAAGGAAATGCCATACCTGAGATTTTGCAACATCTGCAGCCTCTGCTTGAACTTTTAGTTCTTCCATCTTCCGACAATCTTCTTTAACATTGTCATAACGATTCTTTGCAGTAAATACTATGTAACCACCAAGCATGATGATTACAAAGATACCAAATGGAGTTGTAATAGCAGACAGTGGAAGGGGAGGTTTTTCCCTGTACCTGATCAATACAACCAATTATTTTAGCAAGCATGAAACGCCTGGGAAAAAAGAATTGCATGTGTAAATTAATTTGTAATACCTAACCTGCAATGCATTTGGTGCTTTCTGAATGGATCTCCAAAATCAAGCATGCTGACATGTGAAAGAGGCATATAACCCTCTGGATCTTGAGGCCCATACATGATCAGGGATTCAGTAGTATTGGTTATATCATAAACATTTACCTCAATATCTTGACTACCAGCAAGCTGCCTCAATAAATTTTCCACAAGTGACTCTACATCAAACGCACCCCCAAGATATCTGTGAGGAAACAAATATTTCAAGGTGGAAGACGGTAAAAGACTATTGGCTGAAGATAAACTTACAAAATAAAATGCTTGTATCTAGCAATACATAATAAAGGAATATAGCTAATATTAGGACTAACAGATTGCAGTTTAGACATATGCAATACAACATTTAGATGTAATTCTCAACTTTTTAGAATCATCTACATGAATCTCCTGTCGATCAAATAGATTGGGCTATATTGCTAGTAAAATCCATTTTATCAAGAAATAAGatatatttttagtttttcatttgagTGATATGGCAAAATTCTAAACCCGTTCATGAAAAATGAATGCATTATTGCTAAGGCCTAGATTTGGCAACTTCTTCTTTGTTATTAGGCAGGTTTTCTCACAAGGCAAATTAAAATATACTTTTAAGCCATTAAATACTTGAAGGTATTAACCATAAATCAGATAGCATGTAGTGAAGATGTTAGTAGAAATTGAAGGCCGATAGAATTGGAATAAAGTAAGTACATGTATAAGACAATATCTCACCCTGCAGTTGTTTGCACACGTTGTTCTACTGTTGCATCCTCAGGAAGGCCGGCATAATATACTGGAAATGTCAAAACTACACCAAGATGATTCGACTTAAGAAGCCTAAAAGGTTTTGTGAGAACAGCTTTCCCAGTAGCCCTAGCCCGTAAAATATTCTCTCTATCCTCCTGTGTAAGAAGCAGGAATCAACAAAAGCTAAAGGAACAAAAGCATTGGCAGAATTAATAAGTTGCCAAGTGCTAAACCTCGCTGGACATCATATCAAGTGCCCCGATATGAGATACAGTCTCCTGGGAATAAATTACGGGAGCATACTCATCCTGTATGGGTGATGGCTCTCTTTTAATGGTCATGATTGTCCACCCCTGTTGACTCTCAAATGTTTCCCTTTGGGAATGAACAACTCGCTCGGCATATGCTACCCCATTCAACAGAGGTCGTTCGAAGGCTGTTTTTGCAGTATAGTATGCAAACGTCTCCTGCATTTGAACTCAAATTAACTCAAGCACAATGTTCAAATAGGTAAAATAGAAGAGCGATTTAAACAATGTAGATTAGTAAACTATGTATCCTAAAAAAGAACTAGTGATATGTGACTTATCGAGAATCACAAAGGAATGTTTTTGCAGTGTAGTATATGAGTGTCTTCTGCAATCAAACTAAAATTGACTCACACACAATGCTTGAGAAGGTAAGAACATATAACAGATTTAACCATTACAGACAACTAAAATATGCTTCCTATAAAATGCATAACTGATACCAGAATCTTGCATATGTTTATCCAATGGGTAGTAACAGAAGATACATTGTTTTTCAATATAAAGGGAGGACAAGATGGGAAAAAAAGTAATGTCTAAATACCTTTAACCCCCTGTGTTTTCTATCAAGTAGCCTTCCCCCCCCCCCCATATTTAAAAACTCCGCCCGTGACGACctagtcatggccggtcccaagctcggataaaggaggagggttgcgtaaGGTTATCAGCCAGCGttaaaactatggcaaatattcaatgaatgaatccattatatttaaaaaataacatttaaccCCAATTGACCAAAAGTCAGATGTGAGAAAActtataaaagataattatgtccttgtcttttttttatcattttttgatAATAACCTCAAGAAGAGAAAAAACACATTGAATTTACCATTATATCCTTTGGTAAAAACTCTCAAAAAATTATACATGCACTAGTATAAACAACAGAAAAAACAGCACAACTGAAAGGGATAACCAGCCAAAAACTCATTCCACCAACCCTCACCAAACCAAAAAAGAGTCAGAATTCTAAATTGATGAATCAAATCAAATGAAGATGGAACAAAGTTCATCATTAAAAATCTGGCATATAGTGAAGTAGCAGTGAAGTGGTGGTGTGGCAAAATTGCACCAATATGCACATCAAAGACATTACTGAAGGATCGTTGAtggcaagagaggggtgaatctcgtcctttttaaactttcttttcttttgttaaaATACGAAttcgcagcggaaataaaataaagataaagaaaataagagaCAAAtcttttttatttggttcggagccttgacgactcctacttcaaggttcgcgatccttgaccgctttcgttgggcaattcactatatgAATGATAATACAAGTACAGGTACAATGGAATTTAAATACAGTTATACCAACAACGAATGAAATAACAAGAGGCGTAGGTTGTCAGTGAGCTTTCCGACATCGTAGGAACAGAGCTTGCACGTGTAGCACAATAACAAATGACTTGATCATAGATGTGATAATTAGCTCGGATCCTAAGTCCTTTTATAACCCTCGTTCAGTCGATGGATAAACTGTTCTGTCAACTGATCCTTTCCGTCGACTGAATGATCTATCAATCGACGGATCTCTGATATTTCCTTGTGTGCTGTGATCCGATCTGTGTAATCCCGGAAATCAAGTTGTTCTGTCGACTGATTCGCCTGATCCGTCGACGGGACCTCTGGCCTTCCCTGTTTGCTTCGATCCGGTCCATCAGATCCCATAAATCAAGTTGTTCTGTCGACTGAACCACCTAACTCGTCGACTGAACCTTGCTTTCCTTGTATGCTTTGATTTGATCCGTTGGATGAGGTTTATCCGTCAACTGAACACTCCGTTGACAGAACAATCTATGGATCCGTCGACCAAACCTTACTTTCCGTCGATGGAACATCAATTtatgcaaaacaatgttagtacAATAACACAATATTTTTCCAGCAAAAATAGAGTTTAGAACAGATATAATATGCAATATAAAGGCAGtaagaactgtcttgatctcaacttagaaacctccgTCGGTTTCTTTAGTTAGATCAATATCTAAGGTTTATCTCTAATGGGACACGACCTCACTTCACTACCTCAAGTAGTTTACCTTAACTCACCTGCCAAACATCGGATCCTCCAGacttatttggactttctctgctcaatgtatgatcgcctgatccactaagacttttcatgcaatactaaattagcacaataacaataatagtaatgcaaAATAGTGTTGGTAAAACTATACTTAGGTTTATTAAAATCCACTGGTCCGGTTGACCGTGCACGGTCGATCGGAAACCATTCGATCACacatgcttggagttcactccttcaagacttctcactacctagggttacctcccctagggttcCATTGtcagacttcactcaccaaggctttcaccacctaccttcactcaatAGGTCTTttaccacctaacttcactcactatggcatttacttggagttcactcctccaagacctatagttacctcccctagggtgtgtttggttgagAGTTATCTTAGATAACCTTGATTATCCATctaaggttatcaacgaaaatccTGTTTGGTTTAGGCAATCGGTGATTCATAAGTAATGAGTAATGATCCATGCCCGACATGTCAACAAAAGAGGCATGTaatccggaatcggaaaacctcataaaactgaagtttttcttgattctggggttaacgaaatttttttatcaaaaatatcctCCGATATTTATACTTGGGGACaaaagtacctctaaaatttttataacaaaaattccattttaaattataaaaactaaataaaaaaataaaaatatgtgctattttattgaaaaaataattttttatttttaaaaatatagtaAAGTTAAAATagcgtaattttttttaaaaaaaagtaaagtTAAAAAAACGTAAAGAACGTAAACTTAAAACGTAAAGTTAAAAACAATgtaaactttaaaaagaaaataataataataataatatacatTATTGGTTCTGTAACTGAggtaatacagtaaaatattaaattaggttatatattaaaaccttcaaacaaataagtttttgttgcattacctaagttgaaccaaacaatattagattatgttttattccccataaccttggttatatgattacctggtaatcacataaggaaggttatacatgataacttgaaccaaacgtacccctaaggttttcctctttacctagggttacctccccctagagtttttcctcttgccaagcatcaggtcaccttgacctgcttggacttaaCTAAGCTCCATTACATCTAGTCAACCACTTCTTGTTAGTcatttagtcaaccttgacctgactagacttctcactTAATTAGATCAACCTTaatcaagctccattaaacatattgtcaaacatcaaaaccttggAGATCGATTACACCAACAATTACAAAATCTAGGAAGGAAGTTCATAAGTCACAAGGTTAGTGCTCAAACATCTTAATATACCACATAAACTCAAAACTACTAACATCTAATAGATATCAACTATTATTTGCATGCAGAAAAATGGTGAATGTGGGTTCTTCCAGTGGATAAATGAAatagaagaagaacaagaaattacGTGCATAAGAAATGGGTTGTTTCGGTAGTCTTTATAGAAAAAGTTGATCTTGATTATATGTGAGTGTTAGAGTTACAAGATGTGTTAAAGTAGATTATCCTAATCATATTCAGCACATAACTCTAACACTTAATTTCATGTGTTTCTTCTTTTATTTCATCCATCCACCGGAAGAACTCACATCTATCATTTTTTTGCATGCAAATAGTAGTTAACATCCATTAGATGTTAGTGGTTTTGGATTTATGTGGTATATTAAACCTTATAGTCACAATAGACCATAAACTTCCTTCCTAGATTTTGTAATATTTTTGATGTGCATATTGGTGCAATTTTACCACACCAACACTTCACTTCTACTTCATTATATGCCACATTTTATGATGAGGAGGAGATTTTTAATGATGAACTTTATTCTATCTTTATTTGATTTTGGCTCATCAATTTAGAATTTGAGATCTTTTTTGGTTTGGTGAGGGTAGTGGAATGAGATTTTGACTGGTTATCTCTTTCAGAATTACTACTTTTATATTATTTATGCTGGTGCATGTATGAATTTTGTAAGGCTTTTTACCAAAGGATATAATGATCAATTCAATATGCTTTTTCCCTCTTGAGATTATTatcaaaaaatgataaaaaaaaaacaaggacaCAATTGTCTTTTATAAGTCTTCTCATATCTTACTTttgttaaatgttatttttaaaatacagaGGAGCAAAATACTACTTAGATAGAAAACACAAGGGGTTAGTATTTAGCCTAAGTAAAAAGAGTATTAATGCAGGTAGCTACCAAACATGTCTGGAAAAAAATGAACAAGAGAAAATTAGGAGAAACGTGTCTTTATCCTCACATTTCCCAGAGAGATAAAAGGAAAGAACTAGAGGATCAACCAAACAGGAGAAACACAGCATAAATACCCAATCaattaagagaagaagaagaaggaacaaAAGTGGAAATGAATAATGACCAAGACCTCTACTTGTCCCACCTGATCAAGGGCTGGTGGCTGCTTCTGGTAGTAGAAAGTGGAGATGAGGATGCCGAGGGCGTGCACATGGTTGACGCTTACAGCAAACTGGTCCTGAATC contains:
- the LOC121998177 gene encoding probable histidine kinase 6 yields the protein MLFAWSQTKLNCNLDVPPPQSEKADPKVGILQKVGGATLSRKKKRAFMEDRRKMMWWWRRRAAVVGGVAIAVGVFLASHCYFRRENMVKAEEALVSMCEERARMIQDQFAVSVNHVHALGILISTFYYQKQPPALDQETFAYYTAKTAFERPLLNGVAYAERVVHSQRETFESQQGWTIMTIKREPSPIQDEYAPVIYSQETVSHIGALDMMSSEEDRENILRARATGKAVLTKPFRLLKSNHLGVVLTFPVYYAGLPEDATVEQRVQTTAGYLGGAFDVESLVENLLRQLAGSQDIEVNVYDITNTTESLIMYGPQDPEGYMPLSHVSMLDFGDPFRKHQMHCRYREKPPLPLSAITTPFGIFVIIMLGGYIVFTAKNRYDNVKEDCRKMEELKVQAEAADVAKSQFLATVSHEIRTPMNGVLGMLDMLLDTDLNLTQKDYAQTAQVCGKALISLINEVLDRAKIEAGKLEIEAVPFDLRSNLDDVISLFSSKSREKGIELAVFVSDKVPEVVTGDPGRFRQIVTNLVGNSVKFTERGHIFVQVHLVENSNPGIEEVYAGLNGQTRADKVHNFNTLSGFQAPDVRNSWENFKLLLSDEKLAPEVSGSEVTSKKAEENVTLIVSVEDTGIGIPLRAQDRVFTPFMQADSSTSRNYGGTGIGLSITKCLVELMGGQISFISQPNVGSTFTFSAVVKSCNKDTITETKRSPFEILPSGFTGMKAFLIDGKPVRSAVTQYHLNRLGIAVDISETVKTALISLVGRNGSLKTGRQPYIIFVEKDSWYTGMDVDLHDQLLSLKQNGCILELPKVILLVTHESEKTKAGSIIDTVIMKPLRASTVAACLHHVLGIEKPQRKDMLNGPANLHTLLAGKNILVVDDNKVNLRVAAGILKKYGARVECAESGKDAVSLLQLPHKFDACFMDVQMPEMDGFEATKLIRSMESLANECIKNEGDSIYGEESTIAKWYLPILAMTADVIQATYEKCMQSGMDGYVSKPFEEEQLYQAVAKFLVSKSKSDS